The stretch of DNA ACGAAATGACAACGCAGTTCAAGAAATATTACAGCGAGATGGGACCGACCGGGGTCGCCATGTTCGGTTCGGGCCAGCACACGATACTCGAGGGATACGCTGCTGCAAAGCTTTATAAGGCGGGCTTCAGATCCAATAATCTCGATCCCAATGCCCGGCACTGCATGGCCAGTGCGGTCGTCGGCTTTATGCAGACATTCGGGATCGATGAGCCGGCAGGAAACTATGACGACATGCACTATTCTGACACAATCGTCCTGTGGGGATCGAACATGTCGGAGATGCATCCCGTGCTCTGGTCGAAAATCACCGACAGGAAACTGAGCGACAGCCAGAGAGTCAAGGTGGTGAATCTCAGCACCTTCACCAACAGATGTTCGAACCTGGCGGACATGGAGATCATCATCAAACCGAATGCAGACCTCGCGATACAGAACTATATCCTGAGGGAGATTATTTACAATCGTCCGGAGGCGATTGATTGGGATTTTGTGAATGACAACTGCATCTTTGCGACGGGTTATGTTGATATCGGCTACGGCTTGCGGCCGAAGATCGATCATCCAAAATACAAGAAATCCGAGCTTGACACCGCAAGCAAAGAGGCATACAAGATAATGACGAAGGACGAAGCGACCGGAATGGCTGCATTGGGGATCAAGGCCGGCGAAAAAATGGAGATGAAACATGCCGGATCGGCCGATGTCCACTGGGCGATCAGCTTCGAGGACTTCAAGAAAGGCCTAGAGCCTTACACCCTCGAGTTCGTCGGGCAATTGGCAAAGGGGGATGATGATGAACCTCTCGATGATTTCAAGAAGAAACTGGTGAAGCTTGTCGACCTGTACACGGAGAAGGGAAGAAAGGTCGTCAGTTTCTGGACCATGGGGTTCAACCAGCATATTCGCGGCACTTGGGTGAATGAGCAGGTGTATGCGATCCATCTCATGCTCGGCAAACAGTGCCAGCCGGGGAACGGGGCATTCAGCCTTACGGGGCAGCCGAGCGCGTGCGGGACTGCGAGGGAAGTCGGGACATTCTGCCACAGGCTCCCTGCGGATATGGTCGTCGGAAACCCCAAACACAGAGAGATGACCGAGAAGATATGGAAACTTCCCGATGGGACGCTCAATCCCGTTGTCGGCTCCCATTACATGAAGATCATGAGGGACCTGGAGGACGGAAAGATCAAGTGGGTCTGGGTCCAGGTGAACAACCCCTGGCAGAACTCTCCGAATGCGAACCACTGGATAAGTGCGGCGCGTGACATGGACAACTTCATCGTCGTTTCCGAAGCGTATCCGAGCATTTCAGCAAAGGTAGCCGACCTCATCCTCCCTACCGCGATGATCTTCGAAAAATGGGGAGCCTATGGAAACGCGGAGAGGAGGACACAGCACTGGAGGCAGCAGGTTACCCCCTTGGGCAAATCGATGTCAGACAGCTGGCAATTAATCGAGTTCTCGAAGCGCTTCACCCTGGCGGATGTCTGGAAAGAGCTCAAAATCGATGACAAGACGACCCTGCCAAACGTTATCGAGAAAGCCAAGGAGATGGGATACAATGAAGGCGACACGCTCTTTGAAGTCCTCTTTGCGAATAAGGAGGCGAAGAGGTTTGCCTGGCCAGACCCGATAGGGGCCGGCTACCCGAACACAGAGGCCGGGGGGGATACGAGAAAAGTCGAGGGCTTTAAGGGATACGGCTTCTTTGTGCAAAAATATCTCTGGGAGGAATACAGGAAGTTTGGCTCCGGGCATGGTCACGACCTGGCCGATTTCGATGCCTATCAGAAGGTGAGGGGTCTGAGATGGCCTGTCGTCGACGGCAAGGAGACCCTCTGGAGATTCAATGCGGAGTATGATCCCTACGCGAAAAAGGCAGATCACGGTAAATTCGCCTTTTACGGAGGGGCGTTCAAAGAGATACCGAAGGGAGACCTCCAGGGTCCCCGCGGAGATGAGAAGGTCAAGCTGCCGAACAAGGCAAAGATATTCCTTCGCTATTACATAGAACCAGCTGAAGTGCCGGACAACGAATACCCCTTGTGGCTCTGCACGGGCAGGGTTCTCGAGCACTGGCACAGCGGCACCATGACGATGAGAGTGCCGGAGTTATACCGCGCGGTTCCTGAAGCACTCTGTTTCATGAATCCCCAGGACGCAAAGAAATTCGGCTTCAAGGAGAACGAACTCATCTGGGTCGAGTCGAGGAGGGGGAAGGTGAAGGCGCGTGTCGAAACGAGGGGAAGGAATAACCCTCCCCGGGGCTTGATCTTCGTCCCGTGGTTCGACGAAAAGGTCTTTATCAACAAGCTGACCCTCGATGCGACCTGCCCGATTTCGAAGGAGACCGATTTCAAGAAGTGCGCGGCAAAGGTGTACAGCGTCTGAGCGATCGATGAAGGAGGATACCGCAGGAGGTGCGATGCTGCCCGAGAGGAGACGATTTCTCCTGACGACGGCAAGGAGTCTCGCATTGGCGGCCGCGGGCGGCATCGTCTGGTCGGGGTACATTGAAGGAGGAAAGGCCTATCCCCTCATCCT from Thermodesulfovibrionales bacterium encodes:
- the napA gene encoding nitrate reductase catalytic subunit NapA, which produces MSLSRREFLKTTAAVSAAAAIGMTVPEELWCIAKKTEAGWKWDKSVCRFCGTGCGIMVATKNDMIVAVKGDPAAPVNMGLNCIKGYFNAKIMYGADRLTEPLLRVNEKGDFDKKGKFKPVTWKKAFDEMTTQFKKYYSEMGPTGVAMFGSGQHTILEGYAAAKLYKAGFRSNNLDPNARHCMASAVVGFMQTFGIDEPAGNYDDMHYSDTIVLWGSNMSEMHPVLWSKITDRKLSDSQRVKVVNLSTFTNRCSNLADMEIIIKPNADLAIQNYILREIIYNRPEAIDWDFVNDNCIFATGYVDIGYGLRPKIDHPKYKKSELDTASKEAYKIMTKDEATGMAALGIKAGEKMEMKHAGSADVHWAISFEDFKKGLEPYTLEFVGQLAKGDDDEPLDDFKKKLVKLVDLYTEKGRKVVSFWTMGFNQHIRGTWVNEQVYAIHLMLGKQCQPGNGAFSLTGQPSACGTAREVGTFCHRLPADMVVGNPKHREMTEKIWKLPDGTLNPVVGSHYMKIMRDLEDGKIKWVWVQVNNPWQNSPNANHWISAARDMDNFIVVSEAYPSISAKVADLILPTAMIFEKWGAYGNAERRTQHWRQQVTPLGKSMSDSWQLIEFSKRFTLADVWKELKIDDKTTLPNVIEKAKEMGYNEGDTLFEVLFANKEAKRFAWPDPIGAGYPNTEAGGDTRKVEGFKGYGFFVQKYLWEEYRKFGSGHGHDLADFDAYQKVRGLRWPVVDGKETLWRFNAEYDPYAKKADHGKFAFYGGAFKEIPKGDLQGPRGDEKVKLPNKAKIFLRYYIEPAEVPDNEYPLWLCTGRVLEHWHSGTMTMRVPELYRAVPEALCFMNPQDAKKFGFKENELIWVESRRGKVKARVETRGRNNPPRGLIFVPWFDEKVFINKLTLDATCPISKETDFKKCAAKVYSV